In the Phaeobacter gallaeciensis genome, one interval contains:
- a CDS encoding NAD(P)-dependent oxidoreductase, which yields MCQESTGEKHMAKAAFLGLGVMGYPMAGHLQSAGHEVTVYNRTAAKAEAWVKEHGGASAPTPREAAAGAEFVMSCVGNDDDLRSVCLGPDGAFAGMAKGGVFVDHTTVSASVTRELFEAAAELGISFVDAPISGGQAGAENGVLSVMCGGEAEAYARAEPIIDAYARICRRIGDSGAGQMTKMCNQIAIAGLVQGLAESLHFAEKAGLDGRAVVEVISQGAAGSWQMANRYETMLDDHFEHGFAVDWMRKDLGICLDAADETGASLPVTALVDQFYKDVQKMGGGRWDTSSLFKRLKSAG from the coding sequence ATATGCCAAGAAAGCACAGGGGAAAAGCACATGGCAAAAGCTGCATTTCTGGGGTTGGGAGTTATGGGCTATCCGATGGCCGGACACCTGCAATCGGCGGGTCACGAGGTGACGGTCTATAACCGCACCGCCGCCAAGGCCGAGGCCTGGGTCAAGGAGCACGGCGGTGCCAGCGCGCCAACTCCGCGCGAGGCGGCTGCGGGCGCGGAATTCGTGATGTCCTGCGTTGGCAACGATGATGACCTGCGCTCGGTCTGCCTGGGGCCGGATGGCGCGTTTGCCGGGATGGCCAAGGGCGGCGTTTTTGTCGATCACACCACGGTCTCTGCCAGCGTCACGCGGGAGCTTTTCGAGGCGGCTGCCGAGCTGGGCATTTCCTTTGTAGATGCGCCGATTTCTGGCGGTCAGGCGGGCGCCGAGAATGGGGTTCTATCGGTGATGTGCGGTGGTGAAGCGGAGGCCTATGCCCGCGCGGAGCCCATCATCGACGCCTATGCCCGTATCTGCCGCCGGATTGGCGACAGCGGCGCCGGCCAGATGACCAAGATGTGCAACCAGATCGCAATCGCCGGGTTGGTGCAGGGGCTCGCGGAATCGCTGCATTTTGCAGAAAAGGCGGGGCTGGATGGCCGCGCCGTGGTCGAGGTAATCAGCCAGGGGGCGGCAGGCAGCTGGCAGATGGCAAACCGTTATGAGACCATGCTGGACGATCATTTCGAACATGGCTTTGCGGTGGACTGGATGCGCAAGGATCTGGGGATCTGTCTGGATGCCGCAGACGAAACCGGAGCCAGCCTGCCGGTGACCGCGCTGGTCGATCAGTTCTACAAGGACGTGCAGAAGATGGGCGGCGGGCGCTGGGATACCTCGTCCCTGTTCAAACGCCTGAAGTCAGCAGGTTAA
- a CDS encoding YSC84-related protein → MSRHISPRLTRRGFTLGILAGTGAVAACGNGVGNNNAATIDARVDATLNQMYSRYPNTITLAEKSTGMLVMPLVTEAGFLIGGAYGRGALRINGVTVDYYSTVKGNAGLQIGAQQYAHVLFFMTDDALAGFRRSSGWAAGADLEYVIKDDGNSVAADTNTLTSPILAAVFAQAGLRVGATLEGTKYTRIIP, encoded by the coding sequence ATGAGCAGACATATTTCCCCCCGCTTGACGCGCCGCGGCTTCACTCTTGGCATTCTTGCCGGGACCGGAGCGGTTGCGGCCTGTGGCAATGGCGTTGGCAACAACAATGCCGCCACTATCGACGCCCGCGTCGATGCCACCCTCAACCAGATGTACAGCCGATACCCCAACACCATCACGCTGGCCGAGAAATCGACCGGCATGCTGGTGATGCCGTTGGTTACCGAGGCTGGTTTCCTGATTGGCGGCGCCTATGGGCGCGGCGCGCTGCGCATCAATGGCGTAACGGTCGATTACTATTCCACGGTCAAGGGCAACGCCGGGTTGCAGATCGGCGCCCAGCAATACGCCCATGTGCTGTTCTTCATGACGGACGATGCCCTGGCCGGGTTCCGACGCTCTTCGGGTTGGGCAGCCGGCGCTGATCTTGAATATGTGATCAAAGACGATGGCAACTCTGTCGCGGCGGACACCAATACCCTGACCTCTCCGATCCTGGCGGCCGTTTTCGCGCAGGCCGGTCTGCGTGTTGGCGCCACCCTGGAAGGCACCAAATACACCCGCATCATTCCCTGA